From one Callithrix jacchus isolate 240 chromosome 2, calJac240_pri, whole genome shotgun sequence genomic stretch:
- the LOC118150311 gene encoding uncharacterized protein LOC118150311, with amino-acid sequence MAPDQAQSCPFQRSRRVVAEGGKRPGQRQTPGTRTGLPESQRAGKPGLAMPRGWKRRCQAVNTPGAVPAGPRASGSCGAPQRLKEAQAEGRNTEARLEIAHHLPQPKGESRRGSHGAVSDPTTGHGLTLRSCRVTSIAPRLCKSRCRSRSAAAVLADAGRRNRQGSLRSTAPAPCCQLRSLPPRRCCNHCLGKWLFYEWEGRELQCARASFAIL; translated from the coding sequence ATGGCTCCTGACCAAGCCCAGAGCTGCCCGTTCCAGCGCTCGAGGAGGGTGGTGGCAGAAGGAGGAAAGAGGCCAGGCCAGAGGCAAACTCCCGGGACACGCACGGGGCTTCCCGAGTCGCAGAGGGCGGGGAAGCCGGGCTTGGCAATGCCCAGGGGTTGGAAACGGCGGTGCCAGGCTGTGAACACCCCCGGCGCCGTGCCGGCCGGACCGAGGGCGTCAGGGAGCTGCGGCGCACCGCAGCGACTCAAGGAGGCGCAGGCTGAGGGAAGGAACACTGAGGCGCGCCTAGAAATAGCGCACCATTTGCCCCAGCCCAAGGGGGAGTCGCGTCGCGGCTCACACGGGGCAGTTTCAGATCCCACAACCGGCCACGGACTTACTTTGAGGAGCTGCAGGGTCACAAGCATCGCCCCACGTCTGTGTAAATCCCGGTGCCGGAGCAGGTCAGCCGCCGCTGTACTCGCAGACGCCGGCCGGAGGAACCGGCAAGGCTCGCTGCGCTCCACAGCGCCAGCTCCGTGCTGTCAGCTCCGCTCGCTACCTCCTCGGCGATGTTGCAACCACTGCCTGGGAAAATGGCTTTTTTATGAATGGGAGGGAAGGGAGCTCCAGTGCGCACGCGCCTCTTTCGCGATTCTATGA